A stretch of DNA from Chloroflexota bacterium:
TTACTTGGCGTTATTCGGTCTGCAATAACTCGCGAATGTCCTTGGGAATCGCGCAGACCTGCCACTGTTGATTCAGATTCAAGTGTTTCGTCCAACCCTCGCACAGCAATTCGCCGGTTTCGGCTTTGTGCACTTGGTACGCCAGCGTAAACTCGCGGCTTTTGATTTCCTTCGCGCGCGTGCGTACCGTCACCAAATCACCATAGCGCGCCGGGGCGATGTATCGCGCGGAGAGTTCAACGACGGGCCAATTCAAGCCGCGCTCTTCGACATCGCGATGATAATCGCGCCCTTGTTGCCAAAACCATTCGCCGCGTCCCAGTTCGAACCAAACGATGTAATGCGAATGATACACGACGCCGCTCGCGTCCGTCTCCGCGTACCGTACTCGAAATGTCGTTTCGATGACCTTGCCCATGTCAACTCCCAGTGTTCAGTGTTCAGTATTCAGTATCCAGTCTTC
This window harbors:
- a CDS encoding acyl-CoA thioesterase, which produces MGKVIETTFRVRYAETDASGVVYHSHYIVWFELGRGEWFWQQGRDYHRDVEERGLNWPVVELSARYIAPARYGDLVTVRTRAKEIKSREFTLAYQVHKAETGELLCEGWTKHLNLNQQWQVCAIPKDIRELLQTE